From the genome of Vicia villosa cultivar HV-30 ecotype Madison, WI linkage group LG2, Vvil1.0, whole genome shotgun sequence, one region includes:
- the LOC131649839 gene encoding uncharacterized protein LOC131649839 — protein sequence MIELLWQAARATIVLDWERAMQKIKDINEDARKDMMEIRPSMCTRSAYRTDSHCDLQVSNMCEAFNMAILEYRDKLIISLLEGLKHYIIVRIVKQKNLMSRFRNTLCSRVEQIIERLKRAAGGWTPTWHGDDAFNLFIVTNGVDTYEVNLQRFYCACRKWALSDIPCVHAMVCILHNKVEVEPYVSKYYRYYTDMLRQQICGIKTSFMATYSYIVLPSNDPRLWPTAEGEPINPPVMRKAPGRPKKKRNKANDEPTSSNVLPRNLTTVKCKSCGNFGHNSRTCKGKTAADRQFPKGSNKTMKQKKTLNKGGNKTKKQKKASTTEAPTVLTQGSQAPQTQETSR from the exons ATGATAGAACTACTTTGGCAGGCAGCTAGGGCAACAATTGTACTGGATTGGGAAAGGGCCATGCAAAAGATAAAGGATATAAACGAGGATGCACGGAAAGACATGATGGAAATAAGACCTTCCATGTGTACAAGGTCTGCATACCGCACAGACAGTCATTGTGATTTGCAGGTGAGTAACATGTGTGAGGCGTTCAACATGGCTATATTAGAGTATAGAGACAAGCTGATTATTTCGTTACTTGAAGGTTTGAAGCATTATATCATAGTTAGGATAGTAAAACAAAAGAATCTTATGAGCCGGTTTAGAAACACACTTTGTTCGAGGGTTGAACAGATAATAGAGAGGTTAAAGCGCGCAGCTGGAGGTTGGACACCGACTTGGCATGGAGATGATGCATTCAACCTTTTCATTGTCACAAATGGGGTTGACACTTATGAGGTGAACTTGCAACGATTTTATTGTGCTTGTCGTAAATGGGCGTTGAGTGACATTCCTTGTGTCCATGCCATGGTTTGTATTTTACACAACAAGGTTGAAGTTGAACCGTATGTCTCGAAATATTACAG GTATTATACTGATATGCTTAGACAACAAATATGTGGCAT AAAAACAAGTTTCATGGCAACATATTCTTACATTGTTCTACCATCCAATGATCCAAGACTTTGGCCAACAGCTGAAGGGGAACCAATTAATCCACCGGTCATGAGAAAAGCCCCCGGTAGACCcaagaagaaaagaaacaaagcTAATGATGAACCCACTTCAAGCAATGTGTTGCCGAGGAATTTGACAACAGTTAAATGTAAAAGTTGTGGGAATTTTGGGCACAATTCAAGAACGTGCAAAGGAAAGACTGCGGCGGATCGACAATTTCCCAAAGGAAGTAACAAGACaatgaaacaaaagaaaacattaaaCAAAGGAGGAAACAAGaccaagaaacaaaagaaagcatCAACCACCGAAGCACCTACCGTTTTGACGCAAGGATCTCAGGCGCCACAAACACAAGAAACAAGTAGATAG